DNA from Gramella sp. MAR_2010_147:
TGGCTAAAACAACATTAAAAGTAAACAATAACGGTTCTGTCGTAGTAAGCGGTGATTTCGAGATCGTAGACAAGGAGGGAAATATATACGATCTTGGAGGAAGGGAACTGGTTTCCATTTGCCGATGTGGACTTTCCCAGAACAAACCATTTTGCGATGGAGCACATAGAAAGCATTTTGAACACGAAGCCGTAGCTTTTGCCCTGCCTCCAATGAAAAAATAGACATAGTTAAATACAATTACAAGTTTGTAAGGAAGCTGTCTAAAAAGTCC
Protein-coding regions in this window:
- a CDS encoding CDGSH iron-sulfur domain-containing protein: MAKTTLKVNNNGSVVVSGDFEIVDKEGNIYDLGGRELVSICRCGLSQNKPFCDGAHRKHFEHEAVAFALPPMKK